The following proteins are encoded in a genomic region of Ostrea edulis chromosome 7, xbOstEdul1.1, whole genome shotgun sequence:
- the LOC125654832 gene encoding uncharacterized protein LOC125654832, producing MASSCTEIDVLENVNSKLLNFAFLRLGKKCNASESLSFARAVCNISSIKENEVLTVMNFDTLFNRGVNVLKDMKRGITVNMQQHDKTAVAILTKFLKEIEFHERSLMKVLGREQIEKESKSNSRRENEITVTLAEHLLGRLSPGQSYVINSRAKSRETCSCGEDHENNPTYRNTGIGHEDVWHGFVDVVLENAIASAEKPRVIDEDNKEGMDEFDGRTQTGDQSIAETISFSFIQKACHPSFENHLVPNIMIDSERFRILMYDADKDILLCGMDFPIFYENHLNITSVVILWLVLHYRIFCSGINDTPEELEKVKCNFTEVAGEKLEIYRKSLKAGVANFPTVKKETSVFPSYESILFGKRKW from the exons ATGGCTTCCAGCTGCACTGAGATTGATGTGCTGGAAAACGTGAACTCAAAACTTCTTAATTTCGCATTTTTAAGACTCGGAAAAAAGTGCAATGCTAGTGAAAGTCTTTCGTTCGCCAGAGCAGTGTGCAATATTTCTTCCATAAAGGAAAACGAGGTGTTGACAGTGATGAATTTTGACACATTATTCAATCGTGGTGTAAATGTTCTGAAAGACATGAAAAGGGGGATTACTGTGAATATGCAGCAACATGACAAGACTGCAGTTGCTATCCTtactaaatttttaaaagaaatcg AATTTCATGAAAGAAGTTTGATGAAGGTGTTAGGTAGAGAACAGATTGAGAAGGAGAGCAAATCAAACTCCAGGAGAGAAAATGAAATAACGGTCACTTTAGCGGAGCATCTGCTCGGAAGGCTTTCACCAGGACAGTCATATGTTATCAATTCCAGGGCGAAAAGTAGAGAAACATGTAGCTGTGGTGAAGATCATGAAAATAATCCCACATATAGAAATACTGGCATAG GTCACGAGGATGTATGGCATGGTTTTGTTGATGTCGTGTTAGAGAATGCAATAGCTTCAGCAGAGAAACCCAGAG TTATTGATGAAGACAACAAAGAAGGAATGGATGAGTTTGATGGAAGAACACAGACAGGAGACCAGTCTATAGCAGAAACAATTTCATTTTCGTTCATTCAAAAAGCTTGCCATCCAAGCTTTGAAAATCATCTTGTACCAAATATTATGATAGACTCAGAAAGGTTTAGAATTCTTATGTATGATGCAGATAAGGACATTCTTCTCTGTGGCATGGATTTTcctattttttatgaaaatcatctAAATATTACTTCTGTTGTTATCCTGTGGCTGGTTCTGCATTATAGGATATTTTGTTCAGGAATAAATGATACACCAGAAGAGCTGGAGAAAGTGAAATGCAATTTTACAGAAGTAGCAGGAGAGAAATTGGAAATTTacagaaaatctttaaaagcaGGTGTTGCAAACTTTCCAACTGTTAAAAAAGAGACTAGTGTTTTTCCTTCATATGAAAGTATATTGTTTGGGAAGCGCAAATGGTAA
- the LOC125656890 gene encoding uncharacterized protein LOC125656890 isoform X1, with amino-acid sequence MFFATMSLSKQVAVEVCCDFCESEANVNWFCRDCVNNMCVQCKRTHTKIPLCKNHVILPITENQTAAKGRTTVHFQCTEHAQSCQFQCRTCSRQICVLCLTTIHKSHDFVALDDYAKSVRQNLYLLLNSKSKEAHTISETLQTLSTHKETYEDWIGRKLTEVDEMFENLKLELEELRSEIHDNVEQRRNNDIITMDKQHKKAYDFKDRLQYSVRVLGNELDLCNDHDLTNLKTKIETECNKLREDIALELPKLPMLRLLREPNEYKGILIKVLLKIMKTDLFTLQTTSSFDIDIDKPVFRDEIDINLSMKILGCKYIWSIAGCDDGRVWIGTEDKKLRLVDNFGNTVKCLQMSQSAVHLTVLTSGDVLCSNGYGIDRTSVIQKVSLNFSVTTFSRLSPTLEVGPLASTKRGNVLVGIRNSTGRGEVLHMTNSGKMINKVAQITKDVERITTGEDEKVFIKDSGCIWIMSLKGEFLNQIELKGELKGIKGIVCDRFANLVCFRSGDTNNIRIIDIQGTLNKQFRFSLKSDNERDLDICDVDVNDYIWLKEDESVHVLKYLH; translated from the exons AT GTTTTTCGCCACAATGTCGCTATCGAAACAGGTAGCTGTGGAAGTATGCTGTGATTTTTGCGAATCGGAAGCAAACGTCAACTGGTTCTGTCGCGATTGCGTCAACAATATGTGTGTTCAATGTAAGCGCACGCACACAAAAATTCCACTATGTAAAAATCACGTGATCCTACCAATCACCGAAAACCAAACTGCAGCTAAAGGACGAACCACCGTCCATTTCCAGTGCACAGAACATGCGCAGTCATGCCAATTTCAGTGCCGCACGTGCAGCAGACAGATTTGTGTATTGTGTTTAACTACAATTCACAAATCCCACGACTTTGTGGCACTCGATGATTATGCGAAGTCAGTGAGACAGAATTTGTATCTTTTACTGAATTCAAAATCGAAAGAAGCCCACACCATTTCAGAAACACTCCAGACTCTGTCAACTCACAAAGAAACATATGAGGACTGGATCGGTCGAAAACTAACGGAAGTGGATGAAATGTTCGAAAATTTAAAACTAGAACTGGAAGAGTTACGTTCAGAGATACACGATAATGTGGAACAGAGAAGGAACAATGATATAATAACTATGGATAAGCAGCACAAAAAGGCCTATGATTTCAAAGACAGACTTCAATATTCCGTCAGAGTTCTCGGAAATGAGTTGGATCTTTGTAATGATCACGATCTGACAAACCTAAAAACCAAAATCGAGACGGAGTGCAACAAACTCAGGGAAGATATCGCCTTAGAGTTGCCCAAGCTTCCAATGCTGAGGTTGTTAAGGGAACCAAATGAATACAAAGGGATTCTGATTAAAGTTCTCTTGAAAATTATGAAAACGGATCTTTTCACTCTGCAGACGACAAGTTCTTTCGATATCGATATTGATAAACCCGTCTTCAGAGACGAAATTGATATAAATTTGTCGATGAAGATTCTTGGATGCAAGTATATTTGGTCAATAGCCGGATGTGACGATGGAAGGGTGTGGATAGGGACGGAAGACAAAAAGCTCCGTCTGGTGGACAATTTTGGCAACACAGTGAAGTGTCTTCAGATGTCGCAAAGTGCAGTACACTTAACTGTACTCACTTCTGGTGATGTTCTTTGTAGCAATGGATACGGAATAGACAGGACTTCAGTCATTCAGAAAGTATCATTAAATTTCAGTGTTACCACATTTTCCCGCCTTTCTCCGACTCTGGAGGTAGGTCCTTTGGCGTCTACCAAGCGTGGAAATGTTCTAGTCGGCATTCGGAATTCGACCGGGCGGGGCGAGGTGTTGCATATGACTAACAGCGGCAAAATGATAAACAAGGTCGCTCAAATTACGAAAGATGTAGAGAGAATCACCACTGGCGAGGATGAGAAAGTCTTCATTAAAGATTCTGGCTGTATCTGGATAATGAGTCTAAAGGGGGAATTCCTAAATCAGATAGAACTGAAAGGTGAACTGAAGGGGATTAAGGGAATAGTGTGTGATCGGTTTGCAAACCTTGTCTGCTTCCGGTCAGGGGATACTAATAACATACGAATTATTGATATCCAAGGAACCCTAAACAAACAATTCCGTTTCAGTTTAAAATCTGACAATGAGAGGGATTTGGATATTTGTGATGTTGACGTCAATGATTATATTTGGCTGAAAGAAGACGAATCTGTACATGTGTTGAAGTATCTTCACTAG
- the LOC125656890 gene encoding uncharacterized protein LOC125656890 isoform X2, with product MSLSKQVAVEVCCDFCESEANVNWFCRDCVNNMCVQCKRTHTKIPLCKNHVILPITENQTAAKGRTTVHFQCTEHAQSCQFQCRTCSRQICVLCLTTIHKSHDFVALDDYAKSVRQNLYLLLNSKSKEAHTISETLQTLSTHKETYEDWIGRKLTEVDEMFENLKLELEELRSEIHDNVEQRRNNDIITMDKQHKKAYDFKDRLQYSVRVLGNELDLCNDHDLTNLKTKIETECNKLREDIALELPKLPMLRLLREPNEYKGILIKVLLKIMKTDLFTLQTTSSFDIDIDKPVFRDEIDINLSMKILGCKYIWSIAGCDDGRVWIGTEDKKLRLVDNFGNTVKCLQMSQSAVHLTVLTSGDVLCSNGYGIDRTSVIQKVSLNFSVTTFSRLSPTLEVGPLASTKRGNVLVGIRNSTGRGEVLHMTNSGKMINKVAQITKDVERITTGEDEKVFIKDSGCIWIMSLKGEFLNQIELKGELKGIKGIVCDRFANLVCFRSGDTNNIRIIDIQGTLNKQFRFSLKSDNERDLDICDVDVNDYIWLKEDESVHVLKYLH from the coding sequence ATGTCGCTATCGAAACAGGTAGCTGTGGAAGTATGCTGTGATTTTTGCGAATCGGAAGCAAACGTCAACTGGTTCTGTCGCGATTGCGTCAACAATATGTGTGTTCAATGTAAGCGCACGCACACAAAAATTCCACTATGTAAAAATCACGTGATCCTACCAATCACCGAAAACCAAACTGCAGCTAAAGGACGAACCACCGTCCATTTCCAGTGCACAGAACATGCGCAGTCATGCCAATTTCAGTGCCGCACGTGCAGCAGACAGATTTGTGTATTGTGTTTAACTACAATTCACAAATCCCACGACTTTGTGGCACTCGATGATTATGCGAAGTCAGTGAGACAGAATTTGTATCTTTTACTGAATTCAAAATCGAAAGAAGCCCACACCATTTCAGAAACACTCCAGACTCTGTCAACTCACAAAGAAACATATGAGGACTGGATCGGTCGAAAACTAACGGAAGTGGATGAAATGTTCGAAAATTTAAAACTAGAACTGGAAGAGTTACGTTCAGAGATACACGATAATGTGGAACAGAGAAGGAACAATGATATAATAACTATGGATAAGCAGCACAAAAAGGCCTATGATTTCAAAGACAGACTTCAATATTCCGTCAGAGTTCTCGGAAATGAGTTGGATCTTTGTAATGATCACGATCTGACAAACCTAAAAACCAAAATCGAGACGGAGTGCAACAAACTCAGGGAAGATATCGCCTTAGAGTTGCCCAAGCTTCCAATGCTGAGGTTGTTAAGGGAACCAAATGAATACAAAGGGATTCTGATTAAAGTTCTCTTGAAAATTATGAAAACGGATCTTTTCACTCTGCAGACGACAAGTTCTTTCGATATCGATATTGATAAACCCGTCTTCAGAGACGAAATTGATATAAATTTGTCGATGAAGATTCTTGGATGCAAGTATATTTGGTCAATAGCCGGATGTGACGATGGAAGGGTGTGGATAGGGACGGAAGACAAAAAGCTCCGTCTGGTGGACAATTTTGGCAACACAGTGAAGTGTCTTCAGATGTCGCAAAGTGCAGTACACTTAACTGTACTCACTTCTGGTGATGTTCTTTGTAGCAATGGATACGGAATAGACAGGACTTCAGTCATTCAGAAAGTATCATTAAATTTCAGTGTTACCACATTTTCCCGCCTTTCTCCGACTCTGGAGGTAGGTCCTTTGGCGTCTACCAAGCGTGGAAATGTTCTAGTCGGCATTCGGAATTCGACCGGGCGGGGCGAGGTGTTGCATATGACTAACAGCGGCAAAATGATAAACAAGGTCGCTCAAATTACGAAAGATGTAGAGAGAATCACCACTGGCGAGGATGAGAAAGTCTTCATTAAAGATTCTGGCTGTATCTGGATAATGAGTCTAAAGGGGGAATTCCTAAATCAGATAGAACTGAAAGGTGAACTGAAGGGGATTAAGGGAATAGTGTGTGATCGGTTTGCAAACCTTGTCTGCTTCCGGTCAGGGGATACTAATAACATACGAATTATTGATATCCAAGGAACCCTAAACAAACAATTCCGTTTCAGTTTAAAATCTGACAATGAGAGGGATTTGGATATTTGTGATGTTGACGTCAATGATTATATTTGGCTGAAAGAAGACGAATCTGTACATGTGTTGAAGTATCTTCACTAG